A portion of the Emcibacter sp. SYSU 3D8 genome contains these proteins:
- a CDS encoding MBL fold metallo-hydrolase, giving the protein MRITFLGAVGTVTGSKYLVRAGKARLLVDCGLFQGFKNLRLRNRAPLPLDPASLDAVILTHAHLDHSGYLPLLVRNGFHGPVLCTPGTADLCRILLPDSAMLQERDADFANRHGTSKHHPAQPLYTRKDAERALGQLRCMNYGEDARIGKGVTLRFDQAGHILGSALTRLTWKGTSLQFSGDLGRPESATLPAPATIEEADYLVVESTYGDRQHPHVDPETMLADVINRTSGRGGSVVIPAFAVGRTQTLLYHLARLKHEQRIPDLPIFLDSPMAINATETFERHPNEHKLTRKQCHEAFDVATYVRDPEDSKALDRSAMPMVLVSASGMATGGRVLHHLMHFAPDPRNTILFAGFQAGGTRGAAIVAGAREVKIFGNYVPVRAEVQNMDMFSAHADADEIMAWLGGFRRPPKMTFVTHGEPAAADALRHRIEEGLGWDCMVPDYKERYDLD; this is encoded by the coding sequence ATGCGGATCACCTTTCTCGGCGCCGTGGGAACCGTGACCGGCTCGAAATATCTGGTGCGCGCCGGCAAGGCCCGCCTGCTGGTGGACTGCGGATTGTTTCAGGGCTTCAAGAATCTGCGGCTGCGAAACCGGGCGCCCCTGCCGCTGGATCCGGCTTCGCTGGACGCGGTAATCCTGACCCATGCCCATCTGGATCATTCCGGCTACCTGCCTCTGCTGGTTCGCAACGGCTTCCACGGGCCCGTCCTGTGCACGCCCGGCACCGCCGATCTGTGCCGCATCCTGCTGCCGGACAGCGCCATGCTGCAGGAACGGGACGCGGACTTCGCCAACCGACACGGCACCTCGAAGCATCACCCGGCACAGCCGCTCTATACCAGAAAGGATGCCGAGCGCGCGCTGGGACAGCTGCGCTGCATGAACTATGGCGAGGACGCCCGCATCGGCAAGGGTGTCACGCTGCGCTTCGACCAGGCCGGCCACATCCTGGGCTCGGCATTGACCCGGCTGACCTGGAAGGGCACCAGCCTGCAGTTCTCGGGCGACCTTGGCCGGCCCGAATCCGCCACCCTGCCCGCGCCGGCGACAATCGAGGAAGCTGACTACCTGGTGGTGGAATCCACCTATGGCGACCGGCAACATCCGCATGTCGATCCGGAGACCATGCTGGCGGATGTGATCAACCGGACCAGCGGCCGGGGCGGCTCCGTGGTGATCCCGGCCTTCGCCGTGGGCCGCACCCAGACGCTGCTCTATCACCTGGCGCGGCTGAAGCACGAGCAGCGGATTCCCGACCTGCCCATCTTTCTCGACAGCCCCATGGCGATCAACGCCACGGAGACATTCGAGCGGCATCCCAACGAGCACAAGCTGACGCGCAAGCAATGCCACGAGGCGTTCGACGTCGCCACCTATGTGCGGGATCCGGAGGACTCAAAGGCGCTGGACCGCTCGGCCATGCCCATGGTGCTGGTGTCGGCCAGCGGCATGGCGACCGGCGGTCGGGTGCTGCACCACCTGATGCATTTCGCCCCGGATCCGCGCAACACCATCCTGTTCGCAGGATTCCAGGCCGGCGGCACGCGGGGCGCGGCCATAGTCGCCGGCGCCCGTGAGGTGAAGATTTTCGGCAATTACGTGCCGGTCAGGGCCGAGGTGCAGAACATGGACATGTTCTCGGCCCATGCGGATGCCGACGAGATCATGGCATGGCTGGGCGGCTTCCGCCGCCCGCCAAAGATGACCTTCGTGACCCATGGCGAGCCGGCCGCCGCCGACGCCCTGCGCCACCGCATCGAGGAGGGGCTGGGCTGGGACTGCATGGTGCCCGACTACAAGGAACGCTACGACCTGGACTAG
- a CDS encoding methyltransferase, whose product MRTQLTLAALLTAALLVACDGATQDAPPPPAPTPESTGDVPAAKQPAAGSLEAIVMGQHRRPEDRARDKYRHPEQTLAFFGLKPDMNVVEIWPGGGWYTDIIAPYVAGKGTYTAAIFDEGDGTGYGPKLNKALKDKIAANPDVYGTVSYTTLTPATIDLVTEGSADMVLTFRNVHNWMSGGYADKVFAAMFRALKPGGILGVEEHRGDPELPQDPLAATGYVTEEHVIRLAEAAGFQAAEHSEINANPLDTRDHPKGVWTLPPTLRLGDQDREKYIQIGESDRMTLKFVKPATTGMAAAESP is encoded by the coding sequence ATGCGTACTCAACTCACACTGGCCGCGCTGCTGACGGCAGCCCTTCTTGTCGCCTGTGACGGCGCAACCCAGGACGCGCCGCCGCCGCCGGCTCCCACGCCCGAGTCAACCGGCGACGTACCGGCCGCCAAACAGCCGGCCGCGGGTTCCCTCGAAGCGATCGTGATGGGGCAGCATCGCCGGCCCGAAGACAGGGCTCGCGACAAGTACCGCCACCCCGAGCAGACACTGGCGTTCTTTGGCCTGAAGCCGGACATGAACGTGGTCGAGATCTGGCCGGGTGGTGGCTGGTACACCGATATCATCGCGCCTTATGTCGCCGGCAAGGGAACCTATACGGCCGCCATCTTCGATGAGGGTGACGGCACCGGCTATGGCCCCAAGCTCAACAAGGCGCTCAAGGACAAGATCGCGGCCAATCCGGACGTGTATGGCACGGTCAGCTACACCACCCTGACACCCGCCACCATCGATCTGGTGACCGAGGGCTCGGCCGACATGGTGCTGACCTTCCGCAACGTCCACAACTGGATGTCGGGCGGCTATGCCGACAAGGTGTTCGCCGCCATGTTCCGGGCGCTGAAGCCCGGCGGCATCCTCGGCGTCGAGGAGCATCGGGGCGACCCTGAATTGCCGCAGGATCCGCTCGCCGCCACCGGCTACGTAACCGAGGAACATGTGATCAGGCTGGCCGAGGCCGCAGGGTTCCAGGCCGCCGAGCATTCCGAGATCAACGCCAATCCGCTCGATACCCGCGACCATCCCAAGGGCGTGTGGACCCTGCCGCCGACGCTGCGTCTCGGCGACCAGGATCGCGAAAAATACATCCAGATCGGGGAAAGCGACCGCATGACCCTCAAGTTCGTCAAGCCCGCAACCACGGGCATGGCGGCCGCCGAATCGCCGTAG
- a CDS encoding glutathione S-transferase N-terminal domain-containing protein, with protein sequence MIDVHYWPTPNGWKVTIMLEETGLPYTVVPVDIGGGDQFTAGFLRISPNNRMPAIVDHDPIGGGAPLSIFESGAILEYLADKTGQFLPASGPGRYKVLQWVHWQMANLGPMMGNANHFKNYAKNLTDKPEQLEYGTRRFVGEVDRLSGVMDAQLSVNEYLAGPDYSIADMVSWPWAFLLPRLIDENVLEPFPNLKRWIDLVGARPAVDKGRKVGRELGDRKLTEAEEKERRALLFNQTNDKVRAAREAAVKAAS encoded by the coding sequence ATGATCGACGTGCATTACTGGCCGACGCCCAACGGGTGGAAGGTCACCATCATGCTGGAGGAAACCGGCCTGCCTTACACCGTCGTGCCGGTGGACATCGGCGGCGGCGACCAGTTCACCGCCGGTTTCCTTCGCATCAGCCCCAACAACCGCATGCCCGCCATTGTCGACCACGACCCGATCGGCGGCGGCGCGCCCCTGTCGATCTTCGAATCGGGCGCCATCCTGGAATACCTGGCCGACAAGACCGGCCAGTTCCTGCCGGCCAGCGGCCCCGGCCGCTACAAGGTGCTGCAATGGGTGCACTGGCAGATGGCCAATCTGGGGCCGATGATGGGCAACGCCAACCACTTCAAGAACTACGCCAAGAACCTGACCGACAAGCCGGAGCAACTGGAATACGGCACGCGGCGTTTCGTCGGCGAGGTGGATCGCCTTTCGGGCGTCATGGATGCCCAGCTTTCGGTGAACGAGTACTTGGCCGGCCCCGATTACAGCATCGCCGACATGGTCAGCTGGCCCTGGGCGTTCCTGTTACCGCGGCTGATCGACGAGAATGTGCTGGAGCCGTTTCCCAACCTGAAGCGCTGGATCGATCTGGTGGGCGCTCGGCCGGCCGTCGACAAGGGCCGCAAGGTCGGCCGCGAGCTCGGCGACCGCAAGCTGACCGAGGCAGAGGAAAAGGAGCGGCGCGCGCTGCTGTTCAACCAGACCAACGACAAGGTCCGCGCCGCGCGGGAGGCTGCCGTCAAGGCGGCTTCCTGA